One genomic segment of Mycolicibacterium psychrotolerans includes these proteins:
- a CDS encoding enoyl-CoA hydratase/isomerase family protein, translating into MDENEDVLVSVSNGVGHLTLNRPKAINSLTHPMVTAISTALTSWQHDDDVRAVVVTGAGDRGLCAGGDIVAIYHSAKADGAEARSFWHDEYVLNSFIGRYPKPYVAIMNGITMGGGVGISAHGSVRVVTETTKMAMPEVGIGLIPDVGGTLILSRAPGALGLHAALTGAPFGAADAIVLGFADHFVPHDDLDAFIDAIGANGVDRAVAAFAQQPPPSTLLAQREWIDECYAGATVADIVAALRRHGSEPAGDAADLIASRSPLALSVALEAVRRAASLATLEDVLRQEFRTSCAALRSHDLVEGIRAQIIDKDRNPQWSPASFDAVTAADVDAYFAAADPDLTIDWEQP; encoded by the coding sequence GTGGACGAAAACGAGGATGTCCTAGTAAGTGTGAGCAATGGCGTCGGCCACCTCACCCTCAACCGGCCCAAGGCGATCAACTCGCTGACCCATCCGATGGTCACCGCGATCTCGACGGCGCTCACCTCGTGGCAACACGACGACGACGTCCGCGCCGTCGTCGTGACGGGCGCGGGCGACCGGGGACTGTGCGCGGGCGGCGACATCGTCGCGATCTACCACTCGGCCAAGGCCGACGGCGCCGAGGCCCGCAGCTTCTGGCACGACGAGTACGTGCTCAACTCCTTCATCGGCCGGTACCCGAAGCCGTACGTCGCGATCATGAACGGCATCACGATGGGCGGCGGCGTCGGGATCAGCGCGCACGGCAGTGTCCGCGTGGTCACCGAGACGACCAAGATGGCGATGCCCGAGGTCGGCATCGGGCTCATTCCCGACGTGGGCGGCACCCTCATTCTGTCGCGCGCCCCCGGGGCCCTGGGCCTGCACGCCGCGCTGACCGGAGCGCCGTTCGGCGCCGCGGACGCCATCGTGTTGGGCTTCGCCGACCACTTCGTCCCCCATGACGACCTCGACGCCTTCATCGACGCCATCGGGGCGAACGGCGTCGACCGCGCGGTCGCCGCCTTCGCGCAGCAACCGCCGCCGAGCACGCTGCTCGCCCAGCGCGAGTGGATCGACGAGTGTTATGCCGGTGCGACCGTCGCCGACATCGTCGCCGCCCTGCGCCGCCACGGGTCGGAACCTGCCGGCGACGCCGCCGACCTCATCGCGTCCCGCTCCCCGCTGGCTCTGTCCGTCGCGCTGGAAGCCGTGCGCCGGGCCGCCTCGCTGGCCACACTGGAAGACGTGCTGCGCCAGGAGTTCCGAACCTCGTGCGCCGCGTTGCGTTCGCATGATCTGGTGGAGGGCATCCGGGCGCAGATCATCGACAAGGACCGCAATCCGCAGTGGTCGCCGGCGTCGTTCGACGCCGTGACCGCCGCGGACGTCGACGCGTACTTCGCCGCCGCCGACCCCGACCTGACCATCGACTGGGAGCAGCCATGA
- a CDS encoding SGNH/GDSL hydrolase family protein, with amino-acid sequence MGISHRAPRVRAPRRSTVALAAVATLASTGSFYVGARNLLTGQADQARRVIPKSWDVPPRADGVYTADGGPPQRWHRGVPFDLHLMIFGDSTATGYGCAGADEVPGVLLARGLAEESGKRIRLSTKAIVGATSKGLSGQIDAMFVAGPPPDAAVIMIGANDITAPNGIGPSARRLGRAVRRLRGSGAVVVVGTCPDFGVIKAIPQPLRWVTRSRGLRLARVQAAAVRAAGGVPVPFSDLLAPHFQKAPEVLFSSDMFHPSAAGYALAAKQLLPALREALGETAAGDPALEPRSAEGASLLSRVGNLSRLWRRSTGVPAPIVAAAS; translated from the coding sequence GTGGGCATCAGCCACCGCGCTCCTCGCGTCCGCGCGCCGCGTCGGTCGACGGTAGCCCTGGCGGCCGTGGCAACCCTGGCGTCGACGGGCTCGTTCTACGTCGGCGCCCGCAACCTGCTGACCGGGCAGGCCGACCAGGCCCGCCGCGTCATCCCCAAGTCCTGGGACGTCCCGCCGCGCGCCGACGGCGTCTACACCGCCGACGGCGGTCCCCCGCAACGCTGGCATCGCGGGGTCCCCTTCGACCTGCACCTGATGATCTTCGGCGACTCCACGGCCACCGGCTACGGCTGCGCTGGCGCCGACGAGGTACCCGGCGTCCTGCTGGCCCGCGGCCTGGCCGAGGAGTCGGGCAAACGCATCCGATTGAGCACGAAAGCCATCGTCGGGGCCACCTCCAAGGGCCTGTCCGGTCAGATCGACGCGATGTTCGTCGCAGGCCCCCCGCCGGACGCCGCGGTGATCATGATCGGAGCCAATGACATCACCGCCCCCAACGGCATCGGCCCGTCGGCCCGCCGGCTGGGCCGCGCGGTGCGGCGCCTTCGCGGCAGCGGCGCGGTCGTCGTCGTCGGCACCTGCCCGGACTTCGGGGTGATCAAGGCGATCCCGCAACCGCTGCGCTGGGTGACCCGCAGCCGCGGACTGCGGCTGGCGCGGGTACAGGCGGCCGCCGTGCGCGCGGCCGGCGGCGTGCCGGTGCCGTTCTCCGATCTGCTCGCGCCGCACTTCCAGAAGGCCCCGGAGGTGCTGTTCTCCTCCGACATGTTCCACCCGTCGGCTGCGGGTTACGCGCTGGCGGCCAAGCAACTGCTGCCGGCTCTGCGGGAGGCCCTGGGCGAAACCGCCGCCGGCGATCCGGCGCTGGAGCCGCGCTCGGCGGAGGGCGCGTCGCTGCTGTCGCGGGTCGGCAACCTCAGCCGGCTGTGGCGCCGCTCGACCGGGGTGCCCGCGCCGATCGTCGCGGCTGCGAGCTAG
- a CDS encoding cystathionine beta-synthase, with protein MRIARHVSELIGNTPLVQLNSVVPDGAGTVAAKVEYLNPGGSSKDRIAVKMIDAAEASGELKPGGTIVEPTSGNTGVGLALVAQQRGYRCIFVCPDKVSEDKQNVLRAYGADVVVCPTAVAPDDPDSYYSVSNRLVTEIEGAWKPDQYSNPMGPESHYESTGPEIWADTDGKITHFVAGVGTGGTITGAGRYLKEVSGGRVKVIGVDPEGSVYSGGTGRPYLVEGVGEDFWPSAYDPSVPDEIIAVSDADSFDMTRRLAREEALLVGGSCGMAAYAAIQVAEREGPDALVVVLLPDGGRGYLSKIFNDGWMSSYGFLRSRLDGSVAESTVGDVLRGKSGALPDLVHTHPSETVRDAIGILREYGVSQMPVVGAEPPVMAGEVAGSVSERELLSAVFEGRAKLADAVSQHMSPALPLIGAGELVSTAAKTLRECDAVMVVEEGKPVGVLTRHDLLGYLSDTSARR; from the coding sequence ATGCGGATCGCCCGGCACGTCAGTGAGCTCATCGGCAACACCCCTCTGGTGCAGCTGAACTCCGTCGTCCCCGACGGGGCGGGCACGGTGGCCGCCAAAGTCGAATACCTCAACCCCGGCGGCAGTTCCAAGGACCGCATCGCGGTCAAGATGATCGACGCCGCCGAGGCAAGCGGTGAGCTCAAGCCGGGCGGCACGATCGTCGAACCGACGTCGGGCAACACCGGGGTGGGCCTGGCGCTGGTGGCTCAGCAGCGCGGCTACAGGTGCATCTTCGTCTGCCCGGACAAGGTCAGCGAGGACAAGCAGAACGTGCTGCGTGCGTACGGCGCCGACGTGGTGGTCTGCCCCACCGCCGTCGCGCCCGACGACCCGGACAGCTACTACAGCGTGTCCAACCGGCTGGTCACCGAGATCGAGGGCGCCTGGAAGCCCGACCAGTACTCGAACCCGATGGGTCCGGAGAGCCACTACGAGTCGACCGGGCCGGAGATCTGGGCCGACACCGACGGCAAGATCACCCACTTCGTCGCGGGCGTCGGCACCGGCGGGACGATCACCGGCGCCGGCCGCTACCTCAAGGAAGTCTCCGGCGGCCGGGTGAAGGTCATCGGCGTCGACCCCGAAGGCTCGGTGTACTCGGGCGGCACCGGACGCCCGTACCTCGTGGAGGGGGTCGGCGAGGATTTCTGGCCGTCGGCCTACGACCCGTCGGTGCCCGACGAGATCATCGCGGTCTCCGACGCCGACTCGTTCGACATGACCCGGCGGCTGGCCCGCGAAGAGGCCCTGCTGGTCGGCGGCTCGTGCGGAATGGCCGCGTACGCGGCGATCCAGGTCGCCGAGCGGGAGGGGCCCGATGCGCTCGTCGTCGTGCTGCTGCCAGACGGCGGACGCGGATACCTGTCCAAGATCTTCAACGACGGCTGGATGTCGTCCTACGGTTTCCTGCGCAGCCGGCTCGACGGGTCGGTCGCGGAGTCCACGGTCGGTGACGTGCTGCGCGGCAAGTCGGGCGCGCTGCCCGACCTGGTGCACACGCATCCGTCGGAAACCGTGCGCGACGCGATCGGCATCCTGCGCGAGTACGGGGTGTCGCAGATGCCGGTCGTCGGGGCCGAACCGCCGGTGATGGCGGGTGAGGTCGCCGGCAGCGTCTCCGAACGCGAGTTGCTCTCCGCGGTCTTCGAGGGACGCGCGAAACTCGCCGACGCGGTGTCCCAGCACATGAGCCCCGCGCTGCCGCTTATCGGCGCAGGCGAACTGGTCAGCACCGCGGCGAAGACGCTGCGGGAGTGCGACGCGGTGATGGTGGTCGAGGAGGGCAAGCCGGTGGGCGTGCTGACCCGCCATGATCTGCTCGGTTACCTGTCGGACACCAGCGCGCGCCGCTGA
- a CDS encoding RDD family protein, with product MTDQPPPANHPPPPPPGGYPPPPPSAGGFPPQGAMGYPAAPASLGAGLPKSAYTPWLSRVLAWVIDFIPLLILQGIGAGILLGTQDTACVTDNSEYELGEFCASGASTTGQIAIAVTAILALAYWIWNLGYRQGTTGSSIGKGVMKFKIVSEKTGQPVGFGMSFVREIIYWVIAGLCVGIIWLIAVLFPLWDEKRQTLVDKVLNHVALPTDSRREIR from the coding sequence ATGACCGATCAACCGCCCCCTGCGAACCATCCGCCGCCACCACCACCGGGCGGGTATCCGCCGCCACCGCCGTCGGCCGGAGGGTTTCCACCACAGGGGGCGATGGGTTATCCCGCTGCGCCCGCGAGCCTGGGAGCGGGGCTGCCGAAGTCGGCGTACACGCCGTGGCTCAGCAGGGTCCTCGCCTGGGTGATCGACTTCATCCCGTTGCTGATCCTCCAGGGCATCGGAGCCGGCATCCTGCTGGGCACGCAGGACACCGCCTGCGTCACCGACAATTCGGAATACGAGCTCGGTGAGTTCTGCGCCAGCGGTGCGTCGACGACGGGTCAGATCGCGATCGCCGTCACCGCAATCCTGGCCCTGGCCTACTGGATCTGGAACCTGGGTTACCGGCAGGGGACCACGGGGTCGAGCATCGGCAAGGGCGTCATGAAGTTCAAGATCGTGAGCGAAAAGACCGGCCAGCCGGTCGGTTTCGGCATGTCCTTCGTTCGCGAGATCATCTACTGGGTCATCGCGGGGCTGTGCGTCGGCATCATCTGGTTGATCGCCGTGCTGTTCCCGTTGTGGGACGAGAAGCGTCAGACCCTGGTCGACAAAGTTCTCAACCACGTTGCGCTGCCGACTGATTCGAGGAGGGAGATTCGATGA
- a CDS encoding Bax inhibitor-1/YccA family protein, whose translation MRESSNPVFRTLPKGQQGGYAQFGTGAAGYGAQAVHADPYTAYPDQQQRGVSRPLTIDDVVTKTGITLAVLSAVAVVSYFLVAQNVALAMPFTLVGALGGLVVVLIATFGRKQDNPGVVLTYAALEGLFLGAFSFVVANLMVSGVSAGALISQAVLGTLGVFAGMLVVYKTGAIRVTPKFTRFIVAGLFGVLALMLGNFVLALFGVGGGEGLGLRSGGPVAIIFSLICIGLAAFSFLLDFDSADQMIRAGAPEKAAWGIALGLTVTLVWLYIEILRLLSYFNSD comes from the coding sequence GTGCGCGAGAGCAGCAACCCGGTATTTCGCACGCTGCCCAAGGGGCAGCAAGGCGGATACGCGCAATTCGGTACCGGAGCCGCCGGCTACGGTGCGCAAGCGGTACACGCCGATCCCTACACTGCCTACCCCGATCAGCAGCAGCGCGGCGTCTCGCGCCCGCTGACGATCGATGACGTCGTCACCAAGACCGGGATCACGCTCGCCGTGCTGTCCGCGGTCGCCGTTGTCTCCTACTTCCTGGTCGCGCAGAACGTGGCGCTGGCGATGCCGTTCACGTTGGTCGGCGCGCTCGGCGGCCTCGTCGTGGTGCTGATCGCGACGTTCGGACGCAAGCAGGACAACCCGGGTGTCGTGCTGACCTACGCCGCGCTGGAGGGTCTGTTCCTCGGCGCGTTCTCGTTCGTCGTCGCGAACCTGATGGTGTCCGGCGTCAGCGCGGGCGCGCTGATCAGCCAGGCGGTGCTCGGCACCCTCGGCGTCTTCGCGGGCATGCTCGTCGTCTACAAGACCGGCGCCATCCGCGTCACGCCGAAGTTCACCCGCTTCATCGTCGCCGGCCTCTTCGGTGTGCTGGCCCTGATGCTCGGCAACTTCGTGCTCGCGCTGTTCGGTGTCGGCGGCGGCGAGGGTCTCGGCCTGCGCAGCGGCGGCCCCGTGGCGATCATCTTCTCGCTGATCTGCATCGGCCTGGCGGCGTTCAGCTTCCTGCTCGACTTCGACTCCGCCGACCAGATGATCCGCGCCGGCGCGCCCGAGAAGGCGGCCTGGGGCATCGCACTCGGCCTGACCGTCACGCTGGTCTGGCTCTACATCGAGATCCTGCGTCTGCTGAGCTACTTCAACAGCGACTAG
- a CDS encoding RDD family protein translates to MTDNPGGYPPPGGYQPPGGYPPPGGQPTPQGGYSPPPPPPGGYPPPPQGNYPPGGFPPQQQGGYPASAPAQVLPKESYTPWITRVAAWFIDNIPVFIIAGIGQAIAILTGDNNCETLNGGYSCTSSYSVVGSLATFLASVLSLAYVVWNYGYRQGTTGSSIGKSVMKFKVVSEKTWQPIGFALSIVRQLAHLVDAIICYIGYLFPLWDAKRQTLADKIMTTVCVPLAPQGQHSQPPTHHY, encoded by the coding sequence ATGACAGACAATCCGGGCGGTTACCCGCCACCGGGTGGATACCAACCGCCGGGGGGATACCCGCCACCCGGCGGTCAACCGACCCCGCAGGGCGGCTATTCGCCGCCGCCGCCGCCTCCTGGCGGTTATCCGCCTCCGCCGCAGGGTAACTACCCTCCTGGCGGTTTCCCCCCGCAGCAGCAGGGCGGTTACCCGGCGTCGGCCCCCGCGCAGGTGCTCCCGAAAGAGAGCTACACACCCTGGATCACGCGGGTGGCGGCATGGTTCATCGACAACATCCCGGTGTTCATCATTGCCGGCATCGGGCAGGCCATCGCGATCCTGACCGGCGACAACAACTGCGAGACGCTCAACGGCGGCTACTCCTGCACGTCGAGCTACTCCGTCGTGGGGTCGCTGGCCACGTTCTTGGCCTCGGTGCTGTCGCTGGCCTACGTCGTGTGGAACTACGGCTACCGCCAGGGCACCACGGGCTCGAGCATCGGCAAGTCGGTGATGAAGTTCAAGGTGGTCAGCGAAAAGACCTGGCAGCCGATCGGTTTCGCGCTGTCGATCGTGCGTCAGCTCGCCCACCTCGTGGATGCGATCATCTGCTACATCGGCTACCTGTTCCCGCTGTGGGACGCCAAGCGGCAGACGCTCGCCGACAAGATCATGACGACGGTCTGCGTGCCGCTGGCCCCGCAGGGCCAGCACTCGCAGCCGCCGACCCACCACTACTAG
- a CDS encoding cystathionine gamma-synthase, whose amino-acid sequence MSEQRSAADHFRALGPATKAIHAGYRPDPATGVVNPPIYASSTFAQDGVGGLRGGFEYARTGNPTRSALEAALAAVESATYGRAFSSGMAATDCVLRAVLRPGDHIVIPDDAYGGTFRLIDKVFSLWGISYTAVALGDLDLVRAAITDRTKLIWVETPTNPLLSIADISAIAGLAAERKAKVLVDNTFASPALQQPLTLGADIVLHSTTKYIGGHSDVVGGALLTNDEALDEAFAFLQNGAGAVPGPFDAYLTIRGLKTLPLRMQRHSENAAAIAEFLDGHPAVGTVLYPGLPGHPNHDVAAKQMSGFGGMVSVRLTGGPQAARDFCARTEIFILAESLGGVESLIEYPGAMTHASTAGSQLEVPDDLVRLSVGIEDVADLLGDIEQALA is encoded by the coding sequence ATGAGCGAGCAGCGCAGCGCAGCCGACCATTTCCGGGCTCTCGGCCCCGCCACGAAGGCCATTCACGCTGGTTACCGGCCTGATCCGGCCACCGGTGTGGTCAACCCCCCGATCTACGCCAGCTCGACGTTCGCCCAGGACGGCGTCGGCGGGCTGCGCGGCGGCTTCGAGTACGCACGGACCGGCAATCCCACCCGCTCGGCGCTCGAGGCGGCGCTGGCCGCGGTGGAGTCGGCAACCTACGGGCGGGCGTTCAGCTCGGGGATGGCCGCCACCGACTGCGTTCTGCGGGCCGTGCTGCGGCCCGGCGACCACATCGTGATCCCCGACGACGCCTATGGCGGCACGTTCCGGTTGATCGACAAGGTGTTCTCGCTCTGGGGCATCAGCTACACCGCGGTCGCCCTGGGTGACCTCGATCTGGTGCGGGCGGCGATCACCGACCGCACGAAGCTGATCTGGGTGGAGACGCCCACCAATCCGCTGCTGTCGATCGCCGACATCTCCGCGATCGCCGGGCTGGCCGCCGAGAGGAAGGCCAAGGTGCTGGTGGACAACACCTTCGCCTCGCCGGCGCTGCAGCAGCCGTTGACGCTCGGTGCCGACATCGTGCTGCACTCGACCACCAAGTACATCGGCGGGCATTCCGACGTCGTGGGCGGCGCTCTGCTCACCAACGACGAAGCGCTCGACGAGGCGTTCGCGTTTCTGCAGAACGGCGCCGGCGCGGTGCCGGGTCCGTTCGACGCCTACCTGACCATCCGCGGCCTGAAGACGTTGCCGTTGCGGATGCAGCGGCACAGCGAGAACGCCGCGGCCATCGCGGAGTTCCTCGACGGGCACCCCGCGGTCGGGACCGTGCTCTATCCGGGCCTGCCCGGCCATCCCAATCACGACGTCGCCGCCAAGCAGATGAGCGGCTTCGGCGGGATGGTGTCGGTCCGGCTCACGGGCGGCCCGCAGGCCGCGCGCGACTTCTGCGCCCGCACCGAGATCTTCATCCTCGCCGAATCGCTCGGCGGGGTGGAGTCGCTGATCGAGTACCCCGGCGCGATGACGCACGCCTCGACCGCCGGATCCCAGCTCGAGGTGCCGGACGATCTGGTGCGCCTGTCGGTCGGTATCGAGGACGTCGCCGACCTGCTCGGTGACATCGAGCAGGCCCTCGCTTAG
- a CDS encoding acyl-CoA dehydrogenase family protein, with protein sequence MSTPGTSSIENLLDLDSLLSAEDIDLRTMVRQFGEQRLRPHIAEWFETGQVPVRDLAVEIGKLGLLGMHLTGYGCSGSSATAYGLVCQELEAVDSGLRSLVSVQGSLAMFAIHHWGSEEQREQWLPGMAAGELIGCFGLTEPDFGSNPGGMRTTARRDGSDWILNGSKMWITNASVADVAIVWARAEDGVLGFAVPTSTPGFSARDMTHKLSLRASVTSEFSLDDVRVPEDARLPGARGLAGPLSCLSEARFGIVFGAVGAARDCLESALDYVGSRQVFDKTLAGYQLTQAKIADMAVELGKAQLLALHLGRLKDEGRIRPEQVSVGKLNNVREAIKIARQCRTLLGANGITLEYPVIRHANNLESVLTYEGTSEVHQLVIGQALTGVSAFR encoded by the coding sequence ATGTCCACCCCTGGGACCTCCTCGATCGAAAACCTGCTGGACCTCGACTCGCTGCTGAGTGCCGAGGACATCGACCTGCGCACGATGGTGCGCCAGTTCGGCGAGCAGCGGCTGCGCCCCCACATCGCCGAATGGTTCGAGACCGGCCAGGTGCCCGTGCGCGACCTCGCCGTCGAGATCGGCAAGCTGGGTCTGCTCGGCATGCACCTGACCGGATACGGCTGCAGCGGGTCGAGTGCGACGGCCTACGGCCTGGTCTGCCAGGAACTGGAGGCCGTGGACAGCGGGCTGCGCAGCCTGGTCTCGGTGCAGGGTTCGCTGGCGATGTTCGCCATTCACCACTGGGGCAGCGAGGAGCAGCGCGAGCAGTGGCTGCCCGGGATGGCCGCCGGCGAACTGATCGGCTGCTTCGGGCTGACCGAACCCGACTTCGGCTCCAACCCGGGCGGGATGCGCACCACCGCGCGCCGGGACGGGTCGGACTGGATCCTCAACGGGTCGAAGATGTGGATCACCAACGCCTCGGTGGCCGACGTCGCGATCGTCTGGGCCCGCGCCGAGGACGGCGTGCTCGGCTTCGCGGTCCCGACGTCCACACCGGGGTTCAGTGCCCGCGATATGACGCACAAGCTGTCGCTGCGGGCATCGGTCACCTCGGAGTTCAGCCTCGACGACGTGCGGGTGCCCGAGGACGCGAGACTGCCGGGCGCGCGGGGGCTGGCGGGACCGCTGAGCTGTCTGTCGGAGGCTCGCTTCGGCATCGTGTTCGGCGCGGTCGGTGCGGCGCGCGACTGCCTGGAGTCCGCACTGGACTACGTCGGCAGCCGACAGGTGTTCGACAAGACGCTGGCCGGTTATCAGTTGACACAGGCCAAGATCGCCGACATGGCGGTGGAACTGGGCAAGGCGCAACTGCTGGCGCTGCACCTGGGCCGTCTCAAGGACGAGGGCCGTATCCGGCCCGAACAGGTCAGCGTCGGCAAGCTGAACAATGTCCGCGAAGCCATCAAGATCGCAAGACAGTGCCGAACCTTGTTGGGCGCCAACGGAATCACGCTGGAGTATCCGGTGATCCGGCATGCCAACAACCTGGAGTCGGTGCTGACCTACGAGGGCACCTCGGAGGTGCACCAGCTGGTCATCGGTCAGGCGTTGACCGGCGTCAGCGCGTTCCGCTGA
- a CDS encoding acetyl-CoA C-acetyltransferase yields MPEAVIVATARSPIGRANKGSLVSMRPDDLAAQMVKAVLDKVPSLDPRDIDDLMMGCGQPGGEAGFNIGRTVAVQLGYDFLPGTTVNRYCSSSLQTTRMAFHAIKAGEGDAFISAGVETVSRFLKGTSDGWPDSKNEIYADAMARTEQAAAGASEWHDPRQDGNLPDVYIAMGQTAENVAAFTGISREDQDHWGVRSQNRAEEAIKSGFFEREIAPVTLPDGTVVTTDDGPRAGTTYEAVSQLKPVFRPNGTITAGNACPLNDGAAAVVIMSDTKAKELGLTPLARIVSTGVSGLSPEIMGLGPIEAVRKALANAKMSIGDIDLYEINEAFAVQVLGSARELGMDLDKLNVSGGAIALGHPFGMTGARITATLLNNLATHDKTFGIETMCVGGGQGMAMVVERLS; encoded by the coding sequence ATGCCCGAAGCCGTCATCGTCGCCACCGCCCGCTCCCCGATCGGGCGGGCCAACAAGGGATCGCTGGTGTCGATGCGGCCCGACGACCTGGCCGCTCAGATGGTCAAGGCCGTGCTGGACAAGGTGCCGTCGCTGGATCCGCGCGACATCGACGACCTGATGATGGGTTGCGGCCAGCCCGGCGGCGAGGCCGGTTTCAACATCGGCCGGACCGTGGCGGTGCAGCTGGGCTACGACTTCCTGCCCGGGACGACGGTCAACCGGTACTGCTCGTCGTCGCTGCAGACCACGCGGATGGCGTTCCACGCGATCAAGGCAGGCGAGGGTGACGCGTTCATCTCCGCGGGCGTCGAGACGGTGTCGCGCTTCCTCAAGGGCACCTCCGATGGATGGCCGGATTCGAAGAACGAGATCTACGCCGACGCGATGGCGCGCACCGAGCAGGCGGCCGCCGGGGCCAGCGAATGGCACGACCCGCGCCAGGACGGCAACCTGCCCGACGTCTACATCGCGATGGGCCAGACCGCCGAGAACGTCGCCGCCTTCACCGGCATCAGCCGCGAGGATCAGGACCACTGGGGCGTGCGGTCTCAGAACCGCGCCGAGGAGGCCATCAAGAGCGGCTTCTTCGAGCGCGAGATCGCGCCCGTGACGCTGCCCGACGGCACCGTCGTCACCACCGATGACGGCCCGCGCGCCGGCACCACCTACGAGGCCGTCAGCCAGCTCAAGCCCGTCTTCCGCCCCAACGGCACGATCACCGCGGGCAACGCGTGTCCGCTCAACGACGGCGCGGCGGCCGTGGTCATCATGAGCGACACGAAGGCCAAGGAGCTGGGGCTGACGCCGCTGGCACGCATCGTGTCGACCGGGGTGTCGGGGCTGTCGCCGGAGATCATGGGCCTGGGCCCGATCGAGGCGGTCAGGAAGGCGCTGGCCAACGCGAAGATGTCGATCGGCGACATCGACCTCTACGAGATCAACGAGGCGTTCGCCGTCCAGGTGCTCGGCTCGGCGCGCGAGCTCGGGATGGACCTCGACAAGCTCAACGTCTCGGGCGGGGCGATCGCGCTGGGGCACCCGTTCGGCATGACGGGAGCCCGGATCACCGCCACGCTGCTGAACAACCTCGCCACGCACGACAAGACGTTCGGCATCGAGACGATGTGCGTCGGCGGCGGCCAGGGCATGGCGATGGTGGTGGAGCGCCTCTCCTGA
- a CDS encoding alpha/beta hydrolase — protein MTAPSKIPSSAHLGVRPGRGHKPRRFPVSDGAPVEVVEDGPSIAGRLMGLAAMATIKPFLSVGSYAPKLPWPWGLVDFAARVIRPVPGTVRATIGLPHCTAQLVRASGVLPADGKRSVILYMHGGAFLTCGVNTHGRLVTALSRYADAPVLVVNYRMIPKHSVGTALDDCFDAYRWLRETGYEPDQIVLAGDSAGGYLALSLAERLQFEGVEGYGAETPAAIVTMSPLFEIDNEARADHPNIRSDAMFPPKAFHALVELIEQAAAKRVVDGKPEEVFEPLDHIEPGLPRTLIHVSGSEVLLSDARKAARLLAASGVPVEVRIWPGQMHVFQLGAPAVPEASRSIRQIGEYIREATW, from the coding sequence ATGACGGCACCGAGCAAGATCCCGAGTTCTGCACACCTGGGTGTCAGGCCAGGTCGTGGGCACAAACCGCGCCGCTTCCCGGTCAGTGACGGCGCGCCCGTCGAGGTGGTCGAAGACGGCCCGAGCATCGCGGGCCGACTCATGGGCCTGGCGGCGATGGCGACGATCAAGCCCTTCCTGTCCGTGGGCAGCTACGCCCCCAAGTTGCCGTGGCCGTGGGGCCTGGTCGACTTCGCGGCGCGTGTGATCCGCCCGGTGCCCGGCACCGTGCGCGCGACCATCGGCCTGCCGCACTGCACCGCCCAGCTGGTCCGGGCCTCCGGTGTGCTGCCCGCCGACGGCAAGCGCAGCGTGATTCTCTACATGCACGGCGGTGCGTTCCTGACGTGCGGGGTGAACACCCACGGCCGGTTGGTGACGGCGCTGTCCCGCTACGCCGATGCGCCGGTGCTCGTCGTGAACTACCGGATGATCCCCAAGCACTCCGTGGGCACCGCCCTCGACGACTGCTTCGACGCCTACCGGTGGCTGCGCGAGACCGGATACGAGCCGGACCAGATCGTGCTCGCCGGCGATTCCGCGGGCGGCTATCTCGCCCTCTCCCTCGCCGAGCGCCTGCAGTTCGAGGGTGTCGAGGGCTACGGGGCCGAGACGCCGGCGGCGATCGTCACGATGTCCCCGCTGTTCGAGATCGACAACGAGGCGCGGGCCGACCATCCGAACATCCGCAGCGATGCGATGTTCCCGCCCAAGGCTTTCCACGCCCTGGTCGAGCTGATCGAGCAGGCGGCGGCGAAGCGGGTGGTCGACGGCAAGCCCGAGGAGGTCTTCGAGCCGCTCGACCACATCGAACCCGGGCTGCCGCGCACGCTGATCCACGTGTCCGGCTCCGAGGTCCTGCTCAGCGATGCGCGCAAGGCCGCCCGGCTGCTGGCCGCGTCGGGCGTCCCGGTGGAGGTCCGCATCTGGCCCGGTCAGATGCACGTCTTCCAGCTCGGTGCGCCTGCGGTGCCGGAGGCAAGCCGCTCGATCCGGCAGATCGGCGAGTACATCCGAGAGGCCACCTGGTAG